The following proteins are co-located in the Acidobacteriota bacterium genome:
- a CDS encoding LppP/LprE family lipoprotein, giving the protein MIRATAGYDGMCRPRAYQDFVFVRGVFAGTLSPQPMDSRADGALGRVAVRSSAEIIGDYARYAASDPLCCPSRITIVVFRVSAEPPVVVPVSASTSATAESPGPARTMALEGTSWQLVAFEGGDGTRLAPDDRTKYTIEFGAAGRLAARIDCNHGRGTWTSDGPNRLEVGPLALTRAMCPPGSLHDQIVRQWANIRSYVIRNGHLFVSLRADGGVYELEPLAR; this is encoded by the coding sequence GTGATCCGCGCGACGGCCGGGTACGACGGGATGTGCCGGCCGCGCGCCTATCAGGACTTCGTCTTCGTGCGCGGCGTGTTCGCGGGCACGCTCTCACCACAGCCCATGGACAGCCGGGCCGATGGCGCGCTCGGGCGCGTCGCGGTTCGGAGCAGCGCCGAGATCATCGGCGACTACGCCCGGTATGCTGCCAGTGACCCGTTGTGTTGTCCGTCGCGCATCACCATCGTCGTGTTCAGGGTTTCGGCCGAGCCGCCGGTGGTGGTGCCGGTGTCCGCGTCCACCTCCGCCACCGCCGAGTCGCCCGGGCCGGCACGCACCATGGCGTTGGAAGGCACGTCCTGGCAGCTCGTCGCCTTCGAGGGCGGTGACGGCACGCGGCTCGCGCCAGACGACCGGACGAAGTACACCATCGAATTCGGCGCCGCAGGCCGACTGGCGGCGCGCATCGACTGCAATCATGGGCGCGGGACCTGGACGTCGGACGGTCCCAATCGGCTCGAGGTTGGGCCGTTGGCGCTGACGCGAGCGATGTGCCCACCCGGATCTCTGCACGACCAGATCGTGCGGCAGTGGGCGAACATCCGGTCGTACGTGATCAGGAACGGACATCTCTTCGTGTCCCTCCGTGCCGACGGCGGAGTCTACGAGCTCGAACCGCTCGCGCGATGA
- a CDS encoding PadR family transcriptional regulator → MVLKTIDVLGPLHGYGIARRIEQISGDLLAVNQGTLYPVLLKLEQEGAIDSAWGTSDNNRRARFYRLTVAGRRRLRVEAHAWAQTKALMDRFIAVKAEDLT, encoded by the coding sequence ATGGTGCTGAAGACGATCGATGTGCTGGGGCCGCTGCACGGCTATGGGATCGCCAGGCGTATCGAGCAGATTAGCGGCGATCTGCTCGCCGTCAATCAGGGCACGCTCTACCCCGTGCTGCTGAAGCTCGAACAGGAAGGGGCGATCGACTCGGCGTGGGGCACATCGGACAACAACCGGCGGGCCCGCTTCTACCGCCTCACCGTCGCTGGCCGGCGCCGCCTCCGGGTGGAGGCGCATGCGTGGGCGCAGACGAAGGCCCTCATGGATCGGTTCATCGCGGTCAAGGCGGAGGATCTGACATGA
- a CDS encoding ABC transporter permease: MKTLRRFMARLTASVLGRRDASRVREELAEHLTSLTDEYVRGGLPFDEARRRARLEMGSEEAITEAWRDEQRLRPLEDCWQDVRFAFKVLRRIPGLAAVAVLSIGLGIGANVAIFSIVNAVVLRALPYAEPDRLVGIWGTHVRTAGRGLLSPAAFLDLRSQTGTLERVEAVEFVTFNLVTGTAPLRVAGARASAGIFSLLGIGAARGRTFLQSEDGPASSPVAVLSYALWQRQFGSDPRAIGRSVTLNGIVHTIVGVVPPALQFPLSGPEVWVPFAMNPEERTVRHTSNVQVFGRLGPRVSATQAEAELTSMARAQEGHVPQYTDWKFTVIPLKEQMVSDVRQALMLLLVAAGLVLLIACANVGNLLVARAAARQQEVAMRIALGARRSRLVRQFLTESLVLATAGSFLGLAIAHAVVKALRGIVPATVLERSRGDFAIDGSVLMFSLALTVLATVVFGVGPAMRLSGAESAPSLGGSSRRLTGTQRDRRLRATLVVLETALALVLLIGAGLLINSFWRLQRVDPGFQANRLLTFRIALPEAEYRDKLVPVGDAFVWEGRQVPLFFDELLRRLAALPGVIGVAASGYAPLTGENNSASFEKERAGWMDGGRPRVAFFRPVSANYFRVLGIPLLRGRELDPHDIQGTMPVALINQTMANRYWPGEDPIGQRFRTSPQMPWRTIVGVMGDVRYDGLSEPTIPEMYFAYGQALWPQHTMTILVRTAVSPTESIAPIRREVNALDPNLPIYNVRTMDQWIAGSLATPRFNVVLLGTFAGLALVLASVGIYGVVSHSVTQRTRELGLRMAMGAQQRDVVAMVLRESLLVVAVGMAVGVAGALLGTRALSGLLYGIGPMDPGTWVAVTSLFFAVALLASYVPARRATRVDPVIALRAE; this comes from the coding sequence ATGAAGACGTTGCGGCGCTTCATGGCGCGGCTGACCGCATCCGTGCTCGGGCGACGAGACGCGAGCCGCGTGCGCGAGGAGCTGGCGGAACATCTGACGAGCCTGACCGACGAGTACGTCCGCGGCGGGCTCCCGTTCGACGAAGCGCGCCGCCGGGCGAGGCTCGAGATGGGATCCGAGGAAGCGATCACCGAGGCCTGGCGCGACGAGCAGCGGTTGCGCCCTCTCGAAGACTGCTGGCAGGACGTCCGGTTCGCCTTCAAGGTTCTGCGCAGGATTCCCGGGCTCGCCGCTGTGGCGGTCCTGTCGATTGGGCTGGGGATCGGCGCCAACGTGGCAATCTTCAGCATCGTGAACGCCGTCGTACTCCGCGCCTTGCCGTATGCCGAACCAGACAGGCTGGTCGGGATCTGGGGCACGCACGTTCGCACCGCCGGCCGGGGCCTCCTGTCGCCAGCGGCCTTCCTGGACCTCAGGAGTCAGACAGGTACTCTCGAGCGAGTCGAGGCCGTTGAGTTCGTCACGTTCAATCTCGTGACGGGCACCGCGCCCCTGCGAGTCGCCGGCGCGCGGGCGTCCGCGGGGATCTTCTCGCTGTTGGGTATCGGCGCCGCACGGGGGCGCACCTTTCTGCAGAGTGAGGACGGACCCGCCAGTTCTCCGGTAGCTGTTCTGAGCTACGCACTCTGGCAGCGCCAGTTCGGCTCCGATCCTCGCGCGATTGGACGGTCCGTGACCCTGAATGGCATCGTCCACACGATCGTTGGCGTCGTGCCGCCCGCACTTCAGTTTCCCTTGAGTGGTCCCGAGGTCTGGGTGCCGTTCGCCATGAATCCGGAGGAACGTACCGTCCGCCACACGAGCAACGTCCAGGTGTTCGGGCGACTCGGGCCACGTGTTTCGGCGACCCAGGCGGAGGCCGAGTTGACGAGCATGGCGCGGGCCCAGGAGGGTCACGTTCCCCAGTACACGGACTGGAAGTTCACCGTCATTCCTCTGAAGGAACAGATGGTATCGGACGTTCGCCAGGCGCTGATGCTGTTGCTCGTCGCCGCGGGTCTCGTCTTGTTGATCGCCTGTGCCAACGTCGGCAACCTGCTCGTCGCACGAGCCGCCGCGAGACAGCAGGAGGTCGCCATGCGGATCGCGCTCGGGGCTAGACGCTCGCGCCTGGTCCGGCAGTTCCTGACCGAGAGCCTCGTGCTGGCTACGGCCGGAAGCTTCCTCGGGCTCGCGATCGCTCATGCCGTTGTCAAGGCTCTTCGGGGCATCGTGCCGGCCACCGTGCTCGAGCGGAGCCGTGGTGATTTCGCCATCGACGGGTCGGTGTTGATGTTCAGCCTGGCGCTCACGGTGCTCGCGACGGTCGTCTTCGGCGTGGGACCGGCCATGCGGCTTTCTGGCGCCGAGTCGGCTCCGTCACTCGGAGGCAGCAGCCGGCGCCTGACTGGAACGCAGCGTGATCGGCGTCTGCGAGCCACGCTCGTCGTCCTGGAGACAGCGCTCGCTCTCGTCTTGCTGATCGGAGCGGGGCTGCTCATCAACAGCTTCTGGCGTCTGCAACGGGTCGATCCAGGTTTCCAAGCGAATCGGCTCCTGACCTTCCGCATCGCCCTGCCCGAGGCCGAGTACCGCGACAAGCTCGTTCCCGTCGGGGACGCGTTCGTGTGGGAGGGCCGCCAGGTGCCACTGTTCTTCGATGAGCTCCTGCGGCGGCTCGCGGCGCTGCCTGGCGTCATCGGCGTGGCCGCATCCGGATACGCGCCGCTCACCGGCGAGAACAACAGCGCTTCGTTCGAGAAGGAACGAGCAGGTTGGATGGATGGCGGCCGGCCACGCGTCGCATTCTTCCGGCCGGTCAGCGCGAACTACTTTCGCGTACTCGGTATCCCATTGCTTCGTGGCCGGGAGCTCGACCCGCACGATATCCAGGGAACGATGCCCGTTGCGCTCATCAATCAGACCATGGCGAACCGATACTGGCCGGGCGAAGACCCGATCGGTCAGCGATTCCGCACGTCACCTCAGATGCCCTGGCGCACGATCGTGGGCGTGATGGGCGACGTCCGATACGACGGCCTCAGCGAACCCACCATCCCCGAGATGTATTTCGCCTATGGCCAAGCGCTCTGGCCGCAGCACACCATGACGATCCTGGTCCGGACGGCCGTGAGTCCGACAGAGTCCATCGCTCCGATCCGGCGAGAAGTGAATGCACTCGACCCGAATCTGCCGATCTACAACGTCCGAACCATGGACCAGTGGATCGCGGGCTCACTGGCCACGCCGCGGTTCAACGTTGTTTTGTTGGGCACGTTCGCCGGCCTTGCGCTGGTTCTTGCGTCGGTCGGAATCTACGGCGTGGTGTCCCACTCCGTGACTCAGCGCACGCGGGAGCTCGGCCTGCGCATGGCGATGGGAGCACAGCAGCGGGATGTCGTGGCGATGGTCCTTCGCGAATCGTTGCTCGTGGTTGCGGTGGGGATGGCGGTGGGCGTTGCCGGAGCACTGCTCGGAACGCGCGCGTTGTCCGGCCTGTTGTACGGCATCGGTCCGATGGATCCCGGTACGTGGGTCGCGGTCACGAGCCTGTTCTTCGCGGTGGCACTCCTCGCCAGCTACGTTCCGGCCAGGCGCGCGACCCGCGTCGACCCGGTGATCGCGTTGCGCGCAGAATAG
- a CDS encoding transcription initiation protein codes for MATFVTIGYGDRAGYDRTAPSVRTAAHAHDARLRAMGVLMGIAGAPVQVRNPEAADLHTTTGPFMRSDLPVAGFAVIEASDIEEAVRLVSQTPCAVAHGVVEVWPLDVTP; via the coding sequence ATGGCGACCTTCGTCACGATAGGCTACGGCGACCGTGCGGGCTACGACCGAACGGCGCCGTCGGTCAGGACGGCCGCACATGCCCACGACGCGCGCCTTCGGGCCATGGGCGTGCTGATGGGGATCGCCGGCGCTCCTGTGCAGGTGCGCAACCCGGAGGCCGCCGATCTCCACACCACGACCGGACCGTTCATGCGGTCGGACCTCCCGGTCGCCGGCTTCGCGGTGATCGAAGCGAGCGACATCGAAGAGGCCGTGCGGCTCGTCTCCCAGACGCCGTGCGCGGTCGCTCACGGGGTCGTCGAAGTGTGGCCGCTCGACGTCACGCCGTGA
- a CDS encoding DUF4118 domain-containing protein, translated as MPSARSGDAFRLAGALAAVAAVALALRWWLADSNAATVSISLLLIVLIAAATARLWVAIVTSIVAMLVINFFFLPPTGTFRIADPHNWVAVFVFLAVSLVASNLSAAARARTREAVARRDELARLFDLSRDVLILGEGPGAIAQLARSIARRFDLEYVAIALPQDGDWNVHEAGTSTIDLDRRELASAFAAAHASLEFDAMARTYAGHRVMNAGTEHVRLVPLRARTMPIGILAAAGRPVEAGTLDALAGIAAIAIERASLLEARKAGELARQREELQTTLLASIGHDLRTPLTAIRVAASNIQSPALGEADRNEQSELILSEAERLSRLFQNIIDMARIDAGAVATEPRWTHAAEIVAAARDQARHSLQQHVVDVTAEGDVPVRLDPRLAAGALAHVLENAAQYSPAGTAIRVLTRLHQHELIIEVLDEGRGIAPGELAHLFDRFYRGGAGAETRASGTGMGLWIARGLLAAEHGRIWAENRPEGGARFTIAVPVQIRPPESSPSHA; from the coding sequence ATGCCGTCGGCTCGATCGGGCGACGCGTTTCGCCTCGCCGGTGCGCTCGCTGCGGTGGCGGCTGTTGCGCTCGCGCTCAGGTGGTGGCTCGCCGACTCGAATGCGGCCACCGTCTCGATCTCGCTCCTGCTGATCGTCCTGATCGCGGCGGCGACGGCGCGCCTGTGGGTCGCCATCGTGACCTCGATCGTCGCGATGCTCGTCATCAACTTCTTCTTCCTGCCGCCGACCGGCACGTTCAGGATCGCCGATCCCCACAACTGGGTCGCGGTCTTCGTCTTCCTGGCCGTGAGCCTGGTGGCCAGCAACTTGTCGGCCGCCGCGCGTGCGCGGACGCGGGAAGCGGTGGCGCGCCGCGACGAGCTGGCGCGCCTCTTCGACCTGAGCCGCGACGTGCTCATCCTGGGTGAGGGCCCGGGGGCGATCGCGCAGCTCGCCCGATCGATCGCGCGCCGGTTCGACCTCGAGTACGTGGCGATCGCCCTTCCGCAGGACGGTGATTGGAACGTCCACGAAGCGGGAACGAGCACGATCGACCTCGATCGGCGAGAGCTGGCCAGCGCGTTCGCCGCCGCGCACGCCTCGCTGGAGTTCGACGCGATGGCCCGAACCTACGCGGGGCACCGCGTGATGAACGCCGGCACCGAGCACGTTCGCCTCGTGCCCTTGCGTGCGCGCACCATGCCGATCGGCATCCTCGCGGCCGCCGGCCGGCCGGTGGAGGCGGGAACGCTCGACGCCTTGGCCGGCATCGCGGCCATCGCGATCGAGCGCGCCTCCTTGCTCGAGGCGCGCAAAGCGGGCGAGCTCGCCCGCCAGCGCGAGGAGCTCCAGACGACGCTGCTTGCATCGATCGGCCATGATCTGCGCACACCGCTCACGGCCATCCGTGTGGCCGCGAGCAACATCCAGTCGCCGGCGCTCGGCGAGGCGGACCGGAACGAGCAGAGCGAGCTCATCCTCAGCGAGGCCGAACGGCTCTCACGCCTGTTCCAGAACATCATCGACATGGCGCGGATCGATGCCGGCGCGGTTGCCACCGAGCCGCGCTGGACGCACGCCGCGGAGATCGTGGCGGCCGCTCGCGATCAGGCCCGGCACAGCCTGCAGCAGCACGTCGTGGACGTCACGGCGGAGGGCGACGTGCCCGTGCGCCTCGATCCGCGACTCGCGGCCGGCGCGCTGGCGCACGTGCTCGAGAACGCGGCACAGTACTCGCCCGCCGGCACCGCCATCCGAGTCCTCACGCGGCTGCACCAGCACGAGCTCATCATCGAGGTGCTCGACGAGGGCCGCGGCATCGCGCCGGGCGAGCTCGCCCATCTCTTCGATCGGTTCTACCGAGGTGGTGCCGGGGCAGAGACGCGCGCATCGGGCACGGGCATGGGCCTCTGGATCGCGCGCGGCCTGTTGGCTGCCGAGCACGGCCGAATCTGGGCCGAGAACCGTCCCGAGGGCGGAGCCCGCTTCACCATCGCCGTGCCGGTTCAGATCCGGCCGCCAGAGTCCAGTCCTTCGCACGCATGA
- a CDS encoding response regulator transcription factor — MTSPARILLVDDEVAIQRAVGPLLRTRGYDVDIAASGGEALRMIADEMPDLIVLDLGLPDIQGTEVCRRVRATSQVPIVVLSARGSEADKVHALDLGADDYVSKPFGPEELLARIRVALRRVMSERASPQPLRVGTLTIDFDRHRVVDGTTEIRLTPKEFELLSLLARNHDRVLTHRAILKAIWGPNAVDQPEHLWTLVAQVRRKIEPDPAKPRYLLSEPWVGYRLSTESA, encoded by the coding sequence ATGACATCACCGGCGCGGATCCTGCTCGTGGACGATGAGGTCGCGATTCAGCGCGCCGTGGGGCCGCTGCTTCGGACGCGGGGGTACGACGTCGACATCGCGGCCAGCGGTGGCGAGGCGCTCAGGATGATCGCCGACGAGATGCCCGATCTGATCGTGCTCGACCTGGGGCTGCCCGATATCCAGGGAACCGAAGTCTGCCGCCGCGTGCGAGCGACGTCGCAGGTCCCCATCGTCGTGTTGTCGGCTCGGGGAAGCGAGGCGGACAAGGTGCACGCCCTGGACCTCGGTGCCGACGACTACGTGAGCAAACCGTTCGGGCCCGAAGAGCTGCTCGCGCGAATTCGCGTGGCGCTGCGCCGCGTGATGAGCGAGCGGGCGTCGCCGCAGCCGCTCCGCGTGGGCACCCTCACGATCGACTTCGACCGCCACCGCGTCGTCGACGGCACGACCGAGATCCGCCTGACGCCGAAGGAGTTCGAGCTGCTGTCGCTCCTCGCGAGAAACCACGATCGCGTGCTCACGCACCGCGCGATTCTCAAGGCCATCTGGGGCCCGAACGCCGTCGATCAGCCCGAGCACCTGTGGACGCTGGTCGCGCAGGTCCGCAGGAAGATCGAGCCCGATCCAGCGAAGCCGCGGTACCTGTTGAGCGAGCCCTGGGTCGGCTATCGCCTCTCCACCGAAAGCGCGTGA
- a CDS encoding PQQ-dependent sugar dehydrogenase, whose protein sequence is MGGRARGQAERRPAVTRALSRALTAALLAVTAIRPVAVQPAPRLMLELEDYASLPITANNADGNTRAQLARVNFLRDEPGGRRFFVNDLNGPLYLLDKRTRTFTTYLDFNGLARRPGLFPKFTYERNFASGLINVLLDPDYANNGVFYTLHMEDPSTPGSGMPRSAAVPALDLAGYTTTPAVETPTVDGRIDREVVLVEWTDRDITNTTFEGTAREVLRVQHPLAPHPLGEMTFNPAARRGDADWRVMYLGAGDAQSGEQRDNRRLNPQRLDTLVGKILRIVPDLREQTTTSTISPNGRYRIPNDNPFVAVDGARKEVWAYGLRNPHRLSWDVDPARPGATTLLAFNIGLVGWETVHVVRRGANYGYPLREGTQSMSPTNGMGPLPDTDMIPVQVSDTVTRETVRPAYPVIQYSHGRDTGGDAIANGFVYRGTRIPALRDKLVFGDITTGRIWYANHADVVAADDGNPETVAPISEMVVDLRRLAEEKFRERGGSGSALPGFAGAAGSGRVDFRFAEDDDGELYILTKSDGMIRKVVGARAVAAPARAADVPAPGTGRRVIGEATTGIRNPLSSTPESIAAGKRAYDANCAACHGQSAQGAVKAGLTISIIDEQRGEQPPDLTDGHWDHGASDREVFTVIKRGVPTTMMAGFEGRLTDDVIWGIVDYLRSLGPAK, encoded by the coding sequence ATGGGTGGACGCGCGCGTGGGCAGGCGGAACGGAGGCCGGCCGTGACGCGCGCTCTCTCGAGAGCACTGACGGCTGCGCTGCTGGCCGTGACCGCGATCCGGCCCGTCGCCGTTCAGCCGGCGCCGCGGCTGATGCTGGAGCTCGAGGACTACGCATCGCTGCCGATCACGGCGAACAACGCGGACGGCAACACGCGCGCGCAGCTCGCCCGCGTCAACTTCCTGCGCGACGAGCCTGGCGGCCGCCGCTTCTTCGTGAACGATCTCAACGGCCCACTCTACCTGCTCGACAAACGGACCAGGACGTTCACGACGTACCTGGACTTCAACGGCCTCGCAAGGCGGCCGGGCCTGTTCCCGAAGTTCACGTACGAACGCAACTTCGCGAGCGGCCTGATCAACGTTCTGCTCGATCCCGACTACGCCAACAACGGCGTCTTCTACACGCTCCACATGGAGGATCCGTCGACGCCCGGATCCGGCATGCCCCGCTCCGCGGCCGTACCCGCGCTCGACCTCGCCGGCTACACGACGACGCCGGCCGTCGAGACGCCGACGGTCGACGGACGGATCGATCGCGAGGTCGTGCTGGTGGAGTGGACGGATCGCGACATCACGAACACGACGTTCGAAGGCACGGCCCGTGAGGTGCTGCGAGTGCAGCATCCGCTGGCACCGCATCCGCTGGGCGAGATGACGTTCAACCCGGCGGCGCGGCGCGGCGATGCGGACTGGCGGGTCATGTATCTCGGCGCGGGCGATGCGCAGTCCGGCGAGCAGCGCGACAACCGCCGCCTCAACCCGCAGCGGCTCGACACGCTCGTCGGCAAGATCCTCCGCATCGTCCCCGACCTGCGTGAGCAGACGACCACGAGCACGATCAGCCCGAACGGCCGCTACCGGATCCCGAACGACAATCCTTTCGTGGCCGTCGACGGCGCGAGAAAGGAAGTCTGGGCGTACGGCCTGCGCAATCCCCATCGTCTGAGCTGGGACGTCGATCCGGCACGGCCCGGTGCGACCACGCTGTTGGCCTTCAACATCGGCCTCGTCGGCTGGGAGACGGTGCACGTCGTCCGCCGCGGCGCGAACTACGGCTATCCGCTGCGCGAGGGCACGCAGAGCATGTCGCCCACGAACGGAATGGGCCCGCTGCCTGACACCGACATGATTCCGGTGCAGGTCTCCGACACGGTGACGCGAGAAACGGTTCGGCCGGCGTATCCGGTCATCCAGTACTCGCACGGTCGCGACACCGGCGGTGACGCCATCGCCAACGGCTTCGTCTACCGCGGCACGCGCATTCCAGCGCTCAGAGACAAGCTCGTCTTCGGCGACATCACCACCGGACGGATCTGGTATGCCAACCACGCCGACGTCGTCGCGGCCGACGATGGAAATCCGGAGACGGTGGCACCGATCTCGGAGATGGTGGTTGACCTGCGCCGGCTCGCGGAAGAGAAGTTCCGCGAGCGCGGCGGCTCGGGATCTGCGCTCCCCGGGTTCGCCGGCGCTGCGGGGAGCGGCCGAGTCGACTTCCGCTTCGCGGAGGACGACGACGGCGAGCTGTACATCCTGACGAAGAGCGACGGCATGATCAGAAAGGTCGTCGGCGCCAGAGCCGTGGCCGCGCCCGCACGCGCGGCGGATGTTCCGGCGCCAGGCACTGGCCGGCGCGTCATCGGGGAAGCCACCACCGGGATCCGCAATCCGCTGTCGTCGACGCCGGAATCCATCGCCGCCGGAAAGCGCGCTTATGACGCCAACTGCGCCGCCTGCCACGGCCAATCGGCCCAAGGCGCGGTGAAGGCCGGCCTCACGATTTCCATCATCGACGAGCAGCGCGGCGAGCAGCCGCCGGATCTCACCGACGGTCACTGGGATCACGGCGCGAGCGATCGCGAGGTCTTCACCGTCATCAAACGCGGAGTCCCGACGACGATGATGGCGGGCTTCGAAGGGCGTCTCACAGACGATGTCATCTGGGGCATCGTCGACTACCTTCGATCGCTCGGGCCGGCGAAGTAG
- a CDS encoding AraC family transcriptional regulator, which yields MVLRYAPREGVFPLRLPGTYALHRKRISSEPIRATLEPSLCIVAQGAKVMMLGSELVRYDPARMLVFSVPLPVSGQVTRASARDPFLGFKLDLVPARVAELSARVFPHGVPKPSDSRALYVGPATDAIVDAAARLLDLMVRPEDADLVGPLVVDEILIRLLQSPIGARVAQIGERTSGVHRVARAVAWIREHFAQPVTVAEMAAPAQMNASAFHERFKAVTAMSPLQYQKALRLHEARRLMLFQKVEAVEACHRVGYLSPSQFSREYARFFGNAPTRDIARLRAEGFASAADG from the coding sequence ATGGTTCTTCGGTACGCTCCCCGCGAAGGCGTGTTCCCGTTGCGGCTTCCCGGAACGTACGCGTTGCACCGCAAGCGGATCTCGTCCGAGCCGATCCGCGCCACGCTGGAACCGTCGCTCTGCATCGTGGCGCAGGGCGCCAAGGTCATGATGCTCGGCAGCGAGCTGGTCCGATACGATCCGGCGCGCATGCTCGTCTTCTCCGTGCCGCTGCCGGTCTCGGGCCAGGTGACGCGGGCGAGCGCGCGGGATCCGTTCCTCGGATTCAAGCTGGACCTCGTGCCTGCGCGCGTCGCGGAGCTCTCTGCGCGCGTGTTTCCGCACGGCGTCCCCAAGCCGTCCGACAGCCGGGCACTCTACGTCGGGCCCGCGACCGACGCCATCGTCGACGCCGCCGCGCGGTTGCTGGACCTCATGGTGCGGCCGGAAGACGCGGACCTCGTCGGCCCTCTCGTCGTCGACGAGATCCTGATCCGCCTCCTGCAGTCGCCGATCGGGGCGCGCGTGGCCCAGATCGGCGAACGGACGTCCGGTGTGCACCGGGTGGCGCGGGCCGTCGCCTGGATCCGCGAGCACTTCGCGCAGCCCGTGACGGTCGCCGAGATGGCGGCGCCGGCGCAGATGAACGCGTCGGCGTTCCACGAGCGCTTCAAGGCCGTGACGGCCATGAGCCCGCTGCAGTACCAGAAGGCGTTGCGGCTGCACGAGGCGCGGCGGCTGATGCTGTTTCAGAAGGTCGAGGCCGTGGAGGCGTGCCACCGCGTCGGCTACCTCAGCCCGTCGCAGTTCAGCCGCGAGTACGCCAGGTTCTTCGGGAACGCGCCCACGCGCGACATCGCCCGGCTCCGAGCCGAGGGGTTCGCCAGCGCCGCTGACGGTTAG
- a CDS encoding helix-turn-helix domain-containing protein, translated as MFEHIEYLDAPAADGGGDGLSLAEGRQNKGTSGADNDQAAGRGSAGTAPPFQKLTAAERLALERWARQRSSPHRLVVRSRIVLLISDGLSAAVVAARLHVAPATVRLWTRRFAVGRLPALLREAPGRGRRSGIAEALTRAVLEATRRLADGPRTVRQVAALAGTSPSTVWRIWRRAGLTSRSPAEAVEAALAKVIAGTAERPDTGPKR; from the coding sequence ATGTTCGAGCACATCGAGTACCTCGATGCTCCAGCCGCCGACGGCGGCGGTGACGGCCTCAGCCTGGCTGAGGGGCGGCAGAACAAAGGCACCTCGGGCGCCGACAACGACCAGGCCGCCGGCCGCGGGTCCGCCGGGACCGCTCCGCCGTTTCAGAAATTAACTGCCGCCGAACGGCTCGCGCTCGAGCGTTGGGCGCGGCAGCGATCGTCGCCGCACCGGCTGGTGGTGCGCAGCCGCATCGTGCTGCTGATCTCGGACGGGCTGTCGGCGGCTGTCGTCGCGGCCAGGCTGCACGTGGCGCCCGCCACGGTGCGGCTGTGGACCAGGCGTTTCGCCGTTGGCCGGCTGCCGGCGCTGTTGCGCGAAGCGCCGGGTCGAGGCCGCCGCTCGGGCATCGCCGAGGCGCTCACGCGGGCCGTGCTCGAGGCGACACGGCGGCTGGCGGACGGGCCGCGAACCGTGCGCCAGGTCGCGGCGCTGGCCGGCACGAGCCCCAGCACCGTCTGGCGGATCTGGCGCCGCGCCGGCTTGACGTCGCGGTCGCCGGCCGAAGCCGTGGAGGCCGCGCTCGCGAAGGTAATTGCCGGAACAGCCGAGAGGCCGGACACGGGCCCGAAACGGTGA
- a CDS encoding PEP_CTERM-anchored TLD domain-containing protein, protein MTMVLAAGALAGVPRPAAATSLLTSAFEATLEGWLGQGDLAFTALYEKQAGDNSLDFHAAADGQGATFTLIEAFVGTERYIVGGYDPLSWSSSIGDYNYSLTDAERTAFVYNLTTSTKLAQRLTSDTTYWGGSSDFGQFQTFNYPFYGPAFGGGFDLGVQGDLLGGYARQYSYGSGAPCGVGGADLFGHVAYIEPCPTQPGISETFFTVGALEVYSFAPAAAAPVPEPASLLLLGAGLLAGARGLRRKKQS, encoded by the coding sequence ATGACGATGGTCCTGGCGGCGGGGGCGCTGGCAGGGGTGCCGCGGCCGGCGGCGGCGACGAGCCTGCTGACGTCCGCCTTCGAGGCGACGCTGGAAGGGTGGCTCGGCCAGGGCGACCTGGCCTTCACGGCGCTCTACGAGAAGCAGGCGGGCGACAACTCGCTCGACTTCCACGCCGCGGCGGACGGCCAGGGCGCGACCTTCACGCTGATCGAGGCATTCGTCGGCACTGAGCGGTACATCGTCGGCGGCTACGACCCGCTGAGTTGGTCGTCGTCGATCGGTGACTACAACTACAGCCTGACCGACGCCGAGCGGACGGCGTTCGTCTACAACCTCACAACCAGCACGAAGCTCGCGCAGCGCCTGACGTCGGACACGACGTATTGGGGCGGCTCGTCTGATTTCGGGCAGTTTCAAACGTTCAACTACCCCTTCTATGGACCAGCGTTCGGCGGCGGTTTTGACCTCGGCGTTCAAGGCGACTTGCTCGGCGGCTATGCACGGCAATACAGCTACGGGAGCGGCGCGCCCTGCGGGGTTGGTGGCGCCGACCTCTTCGGGCACGTTGCTTACATCGAGCCGTGCCCAACGCAGCCCGGCATCTCTGAGACCTTCTTCACCGTCGGCGCGCTCGAGGTGTACAGCTTCGCGCCCGCGGCCGCGGCACCGGTGCCCGAGCCCGCGTCGCTGCTGCTGCTCGGCGCCGGCCTGCTCGCCGGCGCACGCGGGTTGCGACGGAAGAAACAGAGCTGA